In the Rhinatrema bivittatum chromosome 6, aRhiBiv1.1, whole genome shotgun sequence genome, one interval contains:
- the LOC115094271 gene encoding uncharacterized protein LOC115094271 has protein sequence MAGRSRKPNFQEDEKEKLIRLVLPLEEILYPAGPRRGNIESRTEAWRSVRRAFNRQTCTARDLEALKAKFRQIRRMEPDLIKRVREELETAEESTSSEVANYGEVEQESQEQSLQLVHQDDHEEEEWLDPTDVQPATILRPSHRQQPEDLQGMLQQALRELQQVRRTQLREAHRWRAAYRGLTGEVRALRTELRSISCSIQQLVDRNSFPSEATD, from the exons ATGGCAGGCCGCAGTCGCAAGCCCAATTTCCAGGAGGATGAAAAGGAGAAATTGATAAGGCTGGTgcttcctctggaggagattttATATCCCGCTGGTCCCAGGAGAGGGAACATCGAGTCCAGGACAGAGGCCTGGAGAAGCGTAAGGAGGGCCTTTAATAG ACAAACCTGTACTGCGAGGGATTTGGAGGCGTTGAAAGCTAAATTCAGACAGATCCGGAGGATGGAGCCAGATCTCATAAAGAGAGTTCGGGAGGAGCTTGAGACTGCAGAGG aAAGTACCTCCTCTGAGGTTGCCAATTATGGTGAAGTGGAGCAGGAAAGCCAGGAGCAGAGCCTACAGTTAGTCCACCAAGATGAccatgaggaggaggagtggctcGATCCTACAGATGTCCAGCCTGCCACAATACTCCGGCCTTCCCATCGGCAACAGCCTGAAGACCTGCAGGGTATGCTGCAGCAGGCACTAAGGGAACTGCAGCAGGTGCGCCGCACACAGCTGCGTGAAGCGCACAGATGGAGGGCTGCATACAGAGGCCTGACCGGAGAGGTACGGGCATTAAGGACAGAGTTACGGTCCATCAGCTGCTCAATTCAGCAGCTGGTGGACCGTAACTCTTTTCCTTCAGAAGCCACTGATTAA